Proteins from one Coffea arabica cultivar ET-39 chromosome 8c, Coffea Arabica ET-39 HiFi, whole genome shotgun sequence genomic window:
- the LOC113704016 gene encoding uncharacterized protein isoform X1 gives MGDYIDQTIQPLPWIGLYAAAASLICTLSMAADAVHAVRSKKFWFPCRFFSLNAMTLTLLGIGTKLTVDLNTPMEGTRDQLSKLSSTIFMTSVMGNSLTSLGAMDDQEMLMSLMALVILVVTAIVNICIEIRINVADYSLWTEYILATTVMFIMLLIFVSSALSVPIVKEHIKAQYQEMDQTSLNDENGQNGTFSAENVKSVIRRYWVMAATGNPQFVMARSATSTTCGAICLLSALTLGEAIIRISNLYGLHSSSDYHWSTTCILVVQSVGIAVGTIAPTFRWFTAAILKCLEKRRNGNKFELKIETYWTQQLEYWQESRIPFSIRGIKGRKLVYNTRYIILSLCIKVQIMIVGAGKFIQLLSASLLSFFQPSLSRNKILRVESEFDSSASTDQRHQDPKHGEEQNLSPYILLLEGEIELPRQTLKIVFCEVDELILKGKKQQPKYLLELLGKSQGFHGVADFDNEQVPSLCSKDPPNCWTLPVVTLASIAIALPNIQNDKADQLLRSVSEGLRFANMIVKHQNNRKEFINICNAADLVWVGLELYHKWLEEDINSLEGKTCPEVLEGLAKVAERNLIELKASKHGKLPDNPLQWPLKVIAANSLYRISKTMLLYYQGGNDLTDEQLFAKICIMIADIFLACLASLPHIISMKCHSDAVEKRERSIRQAAILLGNNLVKNEFGAYGEKIFGSSSSFLQSNYVSRHLSNPQYYLEVNDDYVKNKIKMILFPFLHKGHWIRTTDMVGGEILYKPPYCDINAPDLYIPMMAFGTCMVLAGFFLGINGNFSPEALGVHFTTALLCWIL, from the exons ATGGGAGATTACATTGATCAAACTATTCAACCATTGCCCTGGATAGGTTTGTATGCTGCTGCAGCCTCTTTGATCTGCACGCTCTCAATGGCTGCTGATGCCGTCCACGCAGTCCGGAGTAAAAAGTTCTGGTTCCCATGTCGGTTTTTTAGTCTCAACGCAATGACCTTGACATTGTTAGGTATAGGAACGAAGCTCACAGTCGACCTTAACACTCCGATGGAGGGTACTAGAGATCAGCTCTCAAAGCTTAGCAGCACAATTTTCATGACTTCTGTAATGGGTAATTCTCTAACCTCCTTGGGAGCCATGGATGACCAAGAAATGTTAATGAGTCTCATGGCCTTAGTTATTCTAGTGGTCACAGCCATTGTAAATATCTGCATAGAAATTCGTATTAATGTGGCAGATTACTCTTTATGGACTGAATACATTTTGGCCACAACTGTCATGTTTATCATGTTACTGATATTTGTTTCTTCCGCTTTATCTGTTCCAATTGTCAAGGAACATATCAAAGCTCAGTACCAAGAAATGGACCAAACATCTTTGAATGATGAAAATGGCCAAAATGGGACATTCTCAGCTGAGAATGTAAAATCAGTCATTAGAAGGTATTGGGTGATGGCAGCAACGGGTAACCCCCAATTTGTGATGGCACGTTCTGCAACCTCCACCACTTGTGGAGCAATCTGTCTACTAAGCGCCCTTACTCTAGGTGAAGCAATAATTCGTATTTCCAATCTCTATGGATTACACAGTTCTTCCGATTATCATTGGTCAACCACGTGTATTCTGGTGGTTCAGTCTGTTGGAATTGCTGTTGGTACCATTGCCCCTACGTTTAGATGGTTCACTGCTGCAATTTTGAAATGCTTAGAAAAACGCAGAAATGGCAACAAATTTGAGTTGAAAATTGAGACATATTGGACGCAACAGCTGGAATATTGGCAGGAAAGCCGCATACCTTTTTCAATCCGGGGTATCAAGGGCAGAAAACTTGTTTACAATACAAGATATATCATTTTAAGTCTATGCATAAAAGTTCAGATTATGATTGTCGGGGCCGGTAAATTCATTCAGCTATTATCTGCTAGCCTCTTGAGCTTCTTCCAGCCGTCGCTATCTCGTAACAAGATACTCAGGGTTGAATCTGAATTTGATTCTTCTGCCTCAACTGATCAAAGGCATCAAGATCCTAAACATGGTGAGGAACAAAATCTTAGCCCTTACATTCTACTACTTGAAGGGGAGATAGAACTGCCCAGACAAACCTTGAAGATAGTTTTCTGTGAGGTGGATGAATTGATCCTCAAAGGGAAAAAACAGCAACCGAAGTATTTACTTGAGCTTCTGGGAAAATCTCAAGGCTTTCATGGGGTAGCAGATTTCGATAATGAACAAGTTCCAAGTTTGTGTTCTAAAGACCCTCCTAATTGCTGGACTCTACCTGTAGTGACCCTAGCAAGCATTGCCATTGCACTTCCCAACATTCAGAATGACAAAGCTGATCAGTTGCTAAGAAGCGTCAGTGAAGGCCTCCGCTTTGCAAACATGATAGTGAAGCACCAGAATAACAGAAAGGAATTCATCAACATCTGCAACGCAGCAGATTTGGTGTGGGTTGGACTTGAACTCTATCACAAGTGGTTGGAGGAAGATATTAACAGTCTTGAAGGGAAAACATGCCCAGAAGTTCTTGAAGGCCTTGCCAAAGTAGCTGAAAGGAATCTTATTGAGTTAAAGGCAAGTAAACATGGAAAGCTGCCTGATAATCCACTTCAATGGCCTTTAAAGGTCATAGCAGCTAATTCATTGTACAGAATTAGCAAAACTATGTTGCTGTACTATCAAGGAGGCAATGATCTTACGGATGAACAATTATTTGCAAAAATATGTATCATGATTGCAGATATTTTTTTGGCTTGCCTTGCCAGTTTACCACATATTATATCTATGAAGTGTCACTCtgatgcagttgaaaagaggGAGAGAAGCATCCGTCAAGCTGCTATTCTCCTGG GAAACAATCTTGTGAAAAATGAATTTGGTGCATACGGCGAGAAAATCTTTGGGTCAAGTTcatcatttcttcaaagcaattATGTAAGCAGACACCTCTCAAATCCCCAATACTATTTGGAAGTGAATGATGACTACGTGAAGAATAAAATCAAGATgattctctttccttttctgcACAAG GGACACTGGATAAGAACAACTGATATGGTTGGGGGTGAAATTTTGTACAAACCTCCATATTGTGATATTAATGCGCCTGATCTATACATCCCCATGATGGCATTTGGCACTTGCATGGTTCTTGCTGGCTTCTTTTTGGGCATCAATGGAAA ctttagccctgaagcTTTGGGAGTGCATTTTACAACTGCATTACTCTGTTGGATATTGTAA
- the LOC113704016 gene encoding uncharacterized protein isoform X2, with amino-acid sequence MGDYIDQTIQPLPWIGLYAAAASLICTLSMAADAVHAVRSKKFWFPCRFFSLNAMTLTLLGIGTKLTVDLNTPMEGTRDQLSKLSSTIFMTSVMGNSLTSLGAMDDQEMLMSLMALVILVVTAIVNICIEIRINVADYSLWTEYILATTVMFIMLLIFVSSALSVPIVKEHIKAQYQEMDQTSLNDENGQNGTFSAENVKSVIRRYWVMAATGNPQFVMARSATSTTCGAICLLSALTLGEAIIRISNLYGLHSSSDYHWSTTCILVVQSVGIAVGTIAPTFRWFTAAILKCLEKRRNGNKFELKIETYWTQQLEYWQESRIPFSIRGIKGRKLVYNTRYIILSLCIKVQIMIVGAGKFIQLLSASLLSFFQPSLSRNKILRVESEFDSSASTDQRHQDPKHGEEQNLSPYILLLEGEIELPRQTLKIVFCEVDELILKGKKQQPKYLLELLGKSQGFHGVADFDNEQVPSLCSKDPPNCWTLPVVTLASIAIALPNIQNDKADQLLRSVSEGLRFANMIVKHQNNRKEFINICNAADLVWVGLELYHKWLEEDINSLEGKTCPEVLEGLAKVAERNLIELKASKHGKLPDNPLQWPLKVIAANSLYRISKTMLLYYQGGNDLTDEQLFAKICIMIADIFLACLASLPHIISMKCHSDAVEKRERSIRQAAILLGNNLVKNEFGAYGEKIFGSSSSFLQSNYVSRHLSNPQYYLEVNDDYVKNKIKMILFPFLHKL; translated from the exons ATGGGAGATTACATTGATCAAACTATTCAACCATTGCCCTGGATAGGTTTGTATGCTGCTGCAGCCTCTTTGATCTGCACGCTCTCAATGGCTGCTGATGCCGTCCACGCAGTCCGGAGTAAAAAGTTCTGGTTCCCATGTCGGTTTTTTAGTCTCAACGCAATGACCTTGACATTGTTAGGTATAGGAACGAAGCTCACAGTCGACCTTAACACTCCGATGGAGGGTACTAGAGATCAGCTCTCAAAGCTTAGCAGCACAATTTTCATGACTTCTGTAATGGGTAATTCTCTAACCTCCTTGGGAGCCATGGATGACCAAGAAATGTTAATGAGTCTCATGGCCTTAGTTATTCTAGTGGTCACAGCCATTGTAAATATCTGCATAGAAATTCGTATTAATGTGGCAGATTACTCTTTATGGACTGAATACATTTTGGCCACAACTGTCATGTTTATCATGTTACTGATATTTGTTTCTTCCGCTTTATCTGTTCCAATTGTCAAGGAACATATCAAAGCTCAGTACCAAGAAATGGACCAAACATCTTTGAATGATGAAAATGGCCAAAATGGGACATTCTCAGCTGAGAATGTAAAATCAGTCATTAGAAGGTATTGGGTGATGGCAGCAACGGGTAACCCCCAATTTGTGATGGCACGTTCTGCAACCTCCACCACTTGTGGAGCAATCTGTCTACTAAGCGCCCTTACTCTAGGTGAAGCAATAATTCGTATTTCCAATCTCTATGGATTACACAGTTCTTCCGATTATCATTGGTCAACCACGTGTATTCTGGTGGTTCAGTCTGTTGGAATTGCTGTTGGTACCATTGCCCCTACGTTTAGATGGTTCACTGCTGCAATTTTGAAATGCTTAGAAAAACGCAGAAATGGCAACAAATTTGAGTTGAAAATTGAGACATATTGGACGCAACAGCTGGAATATTGGCAGGAAAGCCGCATACCTTTTTCAATCCGGGGTATCAAGGGCAGAAAACTTGTTTACAATACAAGATATATCATTTTAAGTCTATGCATAAAAGTTCAGATTATGATTGTCGGGGCCGGTAAATTCATTCAGCTATTATCTGCTAGCCTCTTGAGCTTCTTCCAGCCGTCGCTATCTCGTAACAAGATACTCAGGGTTGAATCTGAATTTGATTCTTCTGCCTCAACTGATCAAAGGCATCAAGATCCTAAACATGGTGAGGAACAAAATCTTAGCCCTTACATTCTACTACTTGAAGGGGAGATAGAACTGCCCAGACAAACCTTGAAGATAGTTTTCTGTGAGGTGGATGAATTGATCCTCAAAGGGAAAAAACAGCAACCGAAGTATTTACTTGAGCTTCTGGGAAAATCTCAAGGCTTTCATGGGGTAGCAGATTTCGATAATGAACAAGTTCCAAGTTTGTGTTCTAAAGACCCTCCTAATTGCTGGACTCTACCTGTAGTGACCCTAGCAAGCATTGCCATTGCACTTCCCAACATTCAGAATGACAAAGCTGATCAGTTGCTAAGAAGCGTCAGTGAAGGCCTCCGCTTTGCAAACATGATAGTGAAGCACCAGAATAACAGAAAGGAATTCATCAACATCTGCAACGCAGCAGATTTGGTGTGGGTTGGACTTGAACTCTATCACAAGTGGTTGGAGGAAGATATTAACAGTCTTGAAGGGAAAACATGCCCAGAAGTTCTTGAAGGCCTTGCCAAAGTAGCTGAAAGGAATCTTATTGAGTTAAAGGCAAGTAAACATGGAAAGCTGCCTGATAATCCACTTCAATGGCCTTTAAAGGTCATAGCAGCTAATTCATTGTACAGAATTAGCAAAACTATGTTGCTGTACTATCAAGGAGGCAATGATCTTACGGATGAACAATTATTTGCAAAAATATGTATCATGATTGCAGATATTTTTTTGGCTTGCCTTGCCAGTTTACCACATATTATATCTATGAAGTGTCACTCtgatgcagttgaaaagaggGAGAGAAGCATCCGTCAAGCTGCTATTCTCCTGG GAAACAATCTTGTGAAAAATGAATTTGGTGCATACGGCGAGAAAATCTTTGGGTCAAGTTcatcatttcttcaaagcaattATGTAAGCAGACACCTCTCAAATCCCCAATACTATTTGGAAGTGAATGATGACTACGTGAAGAATAAAATCAAGATgattctctttccttttctgcACAAG ctttag
- the LOC140013719 gene encoding uncharacterized protein isoform X2, whose product MSNFGSKSKGPLNNIETWTNLAALGILVITTFVDICIQLGTEYSELHSSILSESEESRKLTAEVLKILDDGRNWGPQFVIARSVTCFPSGSLGVIMATFISVNQWFTITKFKWLAEGNDICWYSLRIPNFWIQRLEEWEESPLSVQVRGRKRKKFAQRAKILVLNICIAVQKGIIVVSKSLQTSSILCASFVLSFLNCCKRQLNPSSAASNNQNGSVPESRSDPDLGPYILLLEDEPKLPNRVLDKISSGVNQFILTGKRKQPKSLAQLLMKSTGLKGLIEFDKDQILNLNAKEPPNSWTLPLITLTSTAIALPNNEADLAAELQRSVREGLLYAGKSPGTPEKLTNFRNAADAVWVGVELHFKGLNVDLLQATNDSKKS is encoded by the exons ATGTCAAATTTTGGATCCAAAAGCAAAG GGCCGTTGAATAATATTGAAACTTGGACGAACCTAGCTGCATTAGGTATCCTGGTCATCACCACTTTCGTGGATATCTGCATCCAATTAGGAACTGAG TACTCTGAACTACACAGCTCGATTTTAAGTGAATCAGAAGAAAGCAGGAAGCTTACAGCCGAGGTGCTGAAAATACTGGATGATGGCAGAAACTGGGGTCCCCAATTTGTGATTGCTCGCTCTGTGACCTGCTTTCCTTCAGGG TCTCTTGGGGTGATTATGGCAACTTTTATCTCGGTAAACCAATGGTTTACCATAACAAAATTCAAGTGGTTAGCGGAAGGCAACGACATATGCTGGTACAGTTTGAGAATACCAAATTTCTGGATACAGAGACTAGAAGAATGGGAGGAAAGTCCTTTATCCGTTCAAGTTCGTGGACGGAAGCGCAAGAAATTCGCTCAACGAGCAAAGATTCTTGTTCTTAACATCTGTATTGCAGTCCAGAAAGGTATCATAGTAGTAAGCAAAAGCTTGCAAACCTCTTCTATCTTGTGTGCAAGTTTTGTATTGTCATTTCTTAACTGCTGCAAGAGACAACTTAACCCGAGTTCTGCTGCGTCAAACAATCAGAACGGATCAGTTCCGGAGTCTAGAAGTGACCCAGATCTTGGCCCTTATATTTTATTGCTTGAAGATGAGCCAAAATTGCCCAACAGAGTCCTGGATAAAATATCTTCCGGTGTTAATCAATTCATTCTGACTGGTAAAAGGAAACAACCCAAAAGTTTAGCTCAGCTTCTCATGAAATCTACAGGCCTCAAGGGGTTGATAGAGTTTGACAAGGACCAGATTCTCAACTTGAATGCAAAAGAGCCTCCTAATTCCTGGACATTGCCTTTAATCACATTAACAAGCACTGCAATTGCACTTCCCAACAACGAAGCTGACCTTGCAGCCGAATTGCAACGATCTGTGAGGGAAGGTCTCTTGTATGCTGGGAAGAGCCCGGGCACACCTGAGAAACTAACAAATTTCAGAAATGCAGCAGATGCTGTATGGGTAGGAGTTGAACTTCACTTCAAGGGGCTGAACGTGGATCTCCTACAAGCTACAAATGACTCGAAAAAATCATGA
- the LOC140013719 gene encoding uncharacterized protein isoform X1 yields MVFLCTSMCVFLLSLGPLNNIETWTNLAALGILVITTFVDICIQLGTEYSELHSSILSESEESRKLTAEVLKILDDGRNWGPQFVIARSVTCFPSGSLGVIMATFISVNQWFTITKFKWLAEGNDICWYSLRIPNFWIQRLEEWEESPLSVQVRGRKRKKFAQRAKILVLNICIAVQKGIIVVSKSLQTSSILCASFVLSFLNCCKRQLNPSSAASNNQNGSVPESRSDPDLGPYILLLEDEPKLPNRVLDKISSGVNQFILTGKRKQPKSLAQLLMKSTGLKGLIEFDKDQILNLNAKEPPNSWTLPLITLTSTAIALPNNEADLAAELQRSVREGLLYAGKSPGTPEKLTNFRNAADAVWVGVELHFKGLNVDLLQATNDSKKS; encoded by the exons ATGGTTTTCCTGTGTACCTCAATGTGCGTGTTCTTGCTTTCTTTAGGGCCGTTGAATAATATTGAAACTTGGACGAACCTAGCTGCATTAGGTATCCTGGTCATCACCACTTTCGTGGATATCTGCATCCAATTAGGAACTGAG TACTCTGAACTACACAGCTCGATTTTAAGTGAATCAGAAGAAAGCAGGAAGCTTACAGCCGAGGTGCTGAAAATACTGGATGATGGCAGAAACTGGGGTCCCCAATTTGTGATTGCTCGCTCTGTGACCTGCTTTCCTTCAGGG TCTCTTGGGGTGATTATGGCAACTTTTATCTCGGTAAACCAATGGTTTACCATAACAAAATTCAAGTGGTTAGCGGAAGGCAACGACATATGCTGGTACAGTTTGAGAATACCAAATTTCTGGATACAGAGACTAGAAGAATGGGAGGAAAGTCCTTTATCCGTTCAAGTTCGTGGACGGAAGCGCAAGAAATTCGCTCAACGAGCAAAGATTCTTGTTCTTAACATCTGTATTGCAGTCCAGAAAGGTATCATAGTAGTAAGCAAAAGCTTGCAAACCTCTTCTATCTTGTGTGCAAGTTTTGTATTGTCATTTCTTAACTGCTGCAAGAGACAACTTAACCCGAGTTCTGCTGCGTCAAACAATCAGAACGGATCAGTTCCGGAGTCTAGAAGTGACCCAGATCTTGGCCCTTATATTTTATTGCTTGAAGATGAGCCAAAATTGCCCAACAGAGTCCTGGATAAAATATCTTCCGGTGTTAATCAATTCATTCTGACTGGTAAAAGGAAACAACCCAAAAGTTTAGCTCAGCTTCTCATGAAATCTACAGGCCTCAAGGGGTTGATAGAGTTTGACAAGGACCAGATTCTCAACTTGAATGCAAAAGAGCCTCCTAATTCCTGGACATTGCCTTTAATCACATTAACAAGCACTGCAATTGCACTTCCCAACAACGAAGCTGACCTTGCAGCCGAATTGCAACGATCTGTGAGGGAAGGTCTCTTGTATGCTGGGAAGAGCCCGGGCACACCTGAGAAACTAACAAATTTCAGAAATGCAGCAGATGCTGTATGGGTAGGAGTTGAACTTCACTTCAAGGGGCTGAACGTGGATCTCCTACAAGCTACAAATGACTCGAAAAAATCATGA
- the LOC113704331 gene encoding membrane steroid-binding protein 2-like, whose amino-acid sequence MSLWTSFAESITHYTGLSPTAFFTILAMMIVTYKIVCGMFVAGGDYMEVKRANEYVIREPVQLGDQVTEEELSAYDGKDPNKPLLMAIKGQIYDVSRSRMFYGPGGPYALFAGRDASRALALMSFDTKDLTGNIEGLSNSELETLQDWEYKFMEKYVKVGQLVSSHRTTQEAGQESGDKNENAQGNEAE is encoded by the coding sequence atgAGTCTTTGGACAAGCTTTGCAGAATCAATAACCCACTACACGGGTTTATCCCCGACAGCGTTCTTCACAATATTAGCAATGATGATTGTAACCTACAAAATAGTATGCGGGATGTTCGTGGCAGGAGGGGATTACATGGAGGTCAAAAGGGCAAATGAGTATGTAATCCGAGAGCCCGTACAATTAGGGGATCAGGTGACCGAGGAAGAATTATCAGCCTATGATGGCAAGGACCCTAACAAGCCCTTGCTTATGGCCATCAAAGGACAGATCTATGATGTTTCCAGATCAAGAATGTTTTACGGTCCTGGTGGTCCCTATGCCTTGTTTGCTGGGAGGGATGCAAGTCGTGCCTTGGCTCTCATGTCCTTTGACACTAAAGATCTCACCGGAAACATTGAAGGTCTCAGCAATTCTGAGCTTGAAACCTTGCAAGATTGGGAATACAAGTTTATGGAGAAGTATGTTAAGGTTGGGCAGCTTGTTTCTTCCCACAGGACTACTCAAGAAGCTGGACAAGAAAGTGGAGACAAGAATGAAAATGCCCAGGGAAATGAAGCAGAGTAA
- the LOC140013590 gene encoding uncharacterized protein, with the protein MGRTGCTIDGSLDDSKFNQPIPWIGLYVAAASAACAIAMAIDTLHGLRYKKIWFPSKFFSLNATSLTLLAVATKLSVDLNTSMPQRQDQLAKLSSTVFICTVMANFMPSLGNMESKELLANLVALGIFAITVIVNICIQLGTGVIYVFWREYAVTMAVMIILLALMISSALTIPMTKSYFDLKYKKKHKLAVKECNDKSNRCPSQKASHRLKEDLTKYWIMAHTCNPQFVMARIATCSASGAFCLLSTATLAEAMIHCFFMPWDFKFCAGDSDYKWSTTLILIIQTVAIAVGTVAPASRWFATINFRCPKRAHKACKKKFKLEKYWTLKLKQLKECPLESRLYSRFCRKLAHNLKGKVLDLCIWMQIGVVFLSKQVRFISLFFIIRFLISYRSFSNMIRRLNTSNSMSLYDSELESQPNPMQDLGRFVMHLEGEEEFIHMMTTKNCDATGHWIRMGQKQQPKHAIQLLEKLKSSKEFEGVIKFDSDLVHSLDSEEPPNCWALPVVTLTSIAVALPKVDRDLVKQLINSVHEALKYINFIEDNLDAKKDLINVRKAAEVLWVGVDLHYKWMDVDLHQLSLQDKCPKVIFEELAEKAKQRFKEFKEKDPIAALRENASKWPTNLLVANSMYRICQTLVLSSDSGEWECGKTAFEKLSAMITEIAGACFTNLHHAISEQCHQSAIEEREDRVRNAILLLGKTEKILEILEQQPLPSSNPEHLLYIDHWRMLSKRKDLLECNSSSTKTDTASSNSPDLYLTID; encoded by the coding sequence ATGGGCAGGACTGGCTGCACCATAGATGGTTCCCTTGATGACTCCAAGTTCAACCAGCCTATCCCATGGATCGGCTTGTATGTTGCAGCAGCATCTGCAGCTTGTGCAATCGCCATGGCCATTGATACCCTTCACGGCTTACGCTACAAAAAGATCTGGTTTCCTTCCAAGTTCTTCTCTCTCAATGCAACAAGCCTCACCCTTTTAGCCGTGGCAACTAAACTTTCTGTTGATCTGAACACCTCCATGCCCCAGCGGCAGGATCAGCTGGCAAAACTTAGCAGCACCGTCTTCATCTGCACAGTGATGGCTAATTTCATGCCTTCGCTTGGAAACATGGAGAGCAAAGAGCTCCTGGCAAACTTGGTGGCTTTGGGAATTTTTGCAATCACAGTCATAGTGAACATCTGCATCCAGTTAGGTACGGGTGTGATTTATGTTTTCTGGAGGGAATACGCAGTTACCATGGCTGTTATGATAATTTTGCTAGCACTCATGATTTCTTCAGCTTTGACGATTCCTATGACAAAGAGTTACTTTGATCTCAAATACAAGAAAAAACATAAATTAGCAGTGAAAGAGTGCAATGATAAATCTAACAGATGCCCATCCCAGAAAGCATCTCACAGATTGAAGGAAGATTTGACAAAATACTGGATCATGGCACACACTTGTAACCCCCAGTTTGTGATGGCTCGCATAGCAACATGCAGTGCCTCAGGAGCATTCTGCCTTTTGAGCACAGCTACTTTAGCAGAAGCTATGATCCATTGTTTCTTCATGCCCTGGGACTTCAAGTTCTGTGCGGGAGATTCTGATTACAAGTGGTCAACTACGCTCATTTTAATAATTCAAACCGTAGCAATTGCAGTTGGCACGGTAGCTCCAGCTTCAAGATGGTTCGCTACCATCAATTTCAGGTGCCCAAAGAGAGCACACAAGGcctgcaaaaaaaaattcaaactggAGAAATACTGGACCCTCAAGCTCAAGCAATTAAAAGAGTGCCCATTGGAGTCGAGGTTATACAGCCGGTTTTGTAGAAAGCTTGCACACAACCTAAAAGGCAAAGTCTTGGATTTGTGTATCTGGATGCAGATTGGGGTGGTGTTCTTAAGCAAGCAAGTCCGGTTTATCTCCCTGTTCTTTATCATCAGGTTCCTGATAAGCTACCGGTCCTTCTCAAACATGATCAGGCGCCTCAATACCAGCAATAGTATGTCCCTCTATGATTCAGAATTAGAGTCACAACCTAATCCAATGCAGGATCTTGGTCGTTTTGTAATGCACCTGGAGGGAGAGGAAGAGTTCATTCATATGATGACGACAAAAAACTGTGACGCTACTGGCCATTGGATCAGGATGGGGCAAAAGCAGCAGCCAAAACATGCCATACAACTCTTGGAGAAACTCAAGTCTTCTAAGGAGTTTGAGGGAGTAATAAAGTTTGACAGTGACCTGGTCCATTCATTAGATTCCGAAGAACCTCCAAATTGCTGGGCGCTTCCTGTAGTGACATTAACAAGCATTGCAGTGGCACTTCCCAAAGTTGACCGTGACTTGGTTAAACAGTTGATAAATAGTGTACACGAAGCACTCAAATACATCAATTTCATTGAAGACAACCTAGATGCAAAAAAAGACTTGATAAACGTCAGGAAGGCAGCAGAAGTACTGTGGGTAGGAGTCGATCTCCATTACAAGTGGATGGATGTGGATCTCCACCAACTATCCCTCCAAGATAagtgtccaaaagtaatattcgAAGAACTTGCTGAAAAAGCAAAGCAAAGGTTTAAGGAATTTAAGGAGAAAGATCCAATAGCTGCTCTAAGGGAAAATGCTTCCAAATGGCCAACCAATTTGTTAGTCGCCAATTCAATGTATAGAATATGTCAGACTCTTGTGCTAAGTTCTGATAGCGGAGAGTGGGAATGTGGCAAGACAGCATTTGAGAAACTGTCTGCTATGATTACTGAAATAGCTGGGGCTTGCTTTACAAACTTACACCATGCGATCTCTGAGCAATGCCACCAAAGTGCAATTGAAGAGAGGGAAGATAGAGTTCGCAATGCCATTCTTCTTCTCGGGAAAACAGAGAAGATATTGGAGATTCTCGAGCAGCAACCACTCCCAAGTTCAAACCCTGAGCATTTGTTGTACATTGACCATTGGAGGATGTTGAGCAAACGCAAAGATCTTCTGGAGTGCAATTCTTCATCCACAAAAACTGACACAGCCTCCAGTAACTCCCCAGACTTGTATCTTACTATTGACTGA
- the LOC113703747 gene encoding uncharacterized protein has translation MGLIRSCFSFMVGTVFGVYLAQNYNVPNVQKLCNTGLVIAKHIEENYRKPKNRDRDE, from the coding sequence ATGGGATTGATCAGGAGCTGTTTTTCATTCATGGTGGGTACGGTTTTTGGGGTATATTTAGCCCAAAACTACAACGTCCCCAATGTTCAGAAGCTCTGCAATACCGGTTTGGTAATTGCCAAGCACATTGAAGAAAATTATCGCAAGCCCAAGAACCGAGACAGGGATGAGTAG